A single Candidatus Methylomirabilota bacterium DNA region contains:
- a CDS encoding RNA polymerase sigma-54 factor — SVSVKKTIRDMVSGEDGGKPLSDQEIAQALQGQGLTIARRTVAKYREELGILPSHQRRLQSKKR; from the coding sequence CGTCGGTGTCGGTGAAGAAGACGATCCGCGACATGGTCTCGGGCGAGGACGGCGGCAAGCCGCTCTCCGACCAGGAGATCGCCCAGGCGCTGCAGGGGCAGGGGCTCACCATCGCGCGGCGCACCGTCGCCAAGTACCGCGAGGAGCTGGGCATCCTGCCGTCGCATCAGAGGCGCCTGCAATCCAAGAAGCGCTGA
- the rapZ gene encoding RNase adapter RapZ codes for MSDAAPVDPIRFVIVTGLSGAGKSYAIKCLEDLSYFCVDNLPTTLIPTFAELCAHSSRGIQAIALGVDVREGEYLANMVETIEELRARGHRVDVLFLEASDETLVRRYHETRRRHPLAGEGNVIDGIRAERKALAHLREIANRVIDTTSLTVHQLKDQMVHSYGPQGTKGGLTVSLVSFGFKHGVPYDADLVFDVRFLPNPHFVERLRALDGRDPAVEEFVMSFSESRELLARLEGLLKFLLPLYEREGKAYLTVAIGCTGGRHRSVLLVEALRSFLTGLGLSPIVRHRDLDRE; via the coding sequence GTGAGCGACGCGGCCCCGGTCGACCCGATCCGGTTCGTCATCGTCACCGGGCTGTCCGGGGCCGGGAAGAGCTACGCGATCAAGTGCCTCGAGGACCTGAGCTACTTCTGCGTGGACAACCTGCCGACCACCCTGATCCCGACCTTCGCCGAGCTGTGCGCGCACTCGAGCCGCGGCATCCAGGCCATCGCGCTGGGCGTCGACGTGCGCGAGGGCGAGTACCTGGCCAACATGGTCGAGACCATCGAGGAGCTGCGGGCCCGCGGCCACCGGGTGGACGTGCTCTTCCTGGAGGCCTCCGACGAGACGCTGGTGCGGCGCTACCACGAGACGCGGCGGCGCCATCCCCTGGCCGGCGAGGGCAACGTCATCGACGGGATCCGGGCCGAGCGCAAGGCGCTGGCTCACCTGCGCGAGATCGCCAACCGGGTCATCGACACCACGTCGCTGACCGTGCACCAGCTCAAGGACCAGATGGTGCACTCCTACGGCCCGCAGGGAACGAAGGGCGGCCTCACGGTGTCGCTGGTGTCGTTCGGCTTCAAGCACGGCGTGCCCTACGACGCGGACCTCGTCTTCGACGTGCGCTTCCTCCCCAACCCCCACTTCGTGGAGCGGCTGCGCGCGCTCGACGGCCGCGATCCCGCGGTCGAGGAGTTCGTGATGTCGTTCTCGGAGAGCCGGGAGCTGCTCGCGCGCCTCGAAGGCCTGCTGAAGTTCCTGCTGCCGCTGTACGAGCGCGAAGGGAAGGCCTATCTCACGGTGGCGATCGGCTGCACCGGCGGGCGCCACCGCTCGGTGCTGCTGGTGGAGGCGCTTCGCTCATTCCTGACGGGCCTCGGCCTGAGTCCCATCGTCAGGCACCGAGACCTGGACCGTGAGTGA
- the raiA gene encoding ribosome-associated translation inhibitor RaiA, with the protein MQVIISTRGMTISRTYKDEITRKLSKLEPLLPAVVETRAILSKEKHRRTAALTVVARSRSFHSQETCPDLSAAVDRAVHALRRQVRETKTRRARRVARG; encoded by the coding sequence ATGCAGGTGATCATCAGCACCCGCGGGATGACCATCTCTCGCACCTACAAGGACGAGATCACCCGCAAGCTGTCCAAGCTGGAGCCGCTGCTGCCCGCGGTGGTGGAGACCCGAGCCATCCTCTCCAAGGAGAAGCACCGGCGCACCGCGGCCCTGACCGTGGTGGCGCGATCCCGCAGCTTCCACAGCCAGGAGACCTGCCCCGACCTCTCCGCCGCGGTGGATCGCGCGGTGCACGCGCTGCGGCGCCAGGTGCGCGAGACCAAGACCCGGCGCGCGCGCCGGGTGGCCCGCGGGTGA